The Mercenaria mercenaria strain notata chromosome 8, MADL_Memer_1, whole genome shotgun sequence genome has a segment encoding these proteins:
- the LOC123565755 gene encoding collagen alpha-1(XII) chain-like has product MSFQSVVAVLILAFMIDAGQGQTSVPPMIVPPMLTTPVTQLTNCNGSQFDIVFVLDSSGSVGEENFKIVKSFVKSVVGNLNIGQDNTRVGIITFSRYPVIRLHLDDYTDKEALLKAIDVVPYIAGITETHSALYLLKDEGFRGSRPDVPNIAVVVTDGKSFHTNLTTVASEELQAQGVVMFGIGIGGNVNLNELSSIASSPNNQYVYTVTNFASLTNIVNSLSSKTCDVTSVANTTPVPVSTLQPTYINATTNNTFDDCNRTVADIVFILDSSGSLGINNFASVKQFVINMVNYLDIGVNYTKVGVITYSNYPTRRITLDSYYDKLDLINAINLIPYYPGNTETDKALDLLRLEGFEGERTDAPNIAIVVTDGLSTNPDLTRIAASRLKKSGSTVFSVGIGQDVIDRNELNYISSDPDNEYVFFVANFSDLSSIENSVATTTCLVPLMTTTVRTVPTTPVSTDWVTPSTMKPTLTLAPGTIKPEITTPSCIAKVADLVFVVDSSGSVGPENFLKMKEFMKQTIKVFDIGDDFTRVAVITFSSNAKLEFELNTYNSSQDVLKAVDNIAYTQGGTNTGEALELLRLQGFNNERASDPNIAIVITDGYSKDKFATRQQAMLAKRDSNITIIAIGVGNGTDVNELTDIATVDKNSNQSLVYEVGDFEALQTLDNVVATVTCGLVIARRTTEPPVQTTPTTIEPDGNCTDAVENCDEYGDDICYDYKPWAMAHCQRHCGFCAGPATTPAPCENRLNNCPEYGTYICTSVSLVKWTKHNCPKYCGFCGGGPIPTEPTTTVAAMVATGAPKCENTLSNCDEYGGVEMCHKQSYEAWAKAHCAEFCGFCSKYATYKGPTLSNNETCPDWNLPVACKMGPFDGSCCPMPICPDGYKLTAKSPMEF; this is encoded by the exons atgtcttttcaaAGTGTAGTTGCAGTTTTAATACTAGCATTTATGATAG atgcaggtcaaggtcagacttcaGTCCCGCCTATGATTGTTCCTCCTATGTTGACCACACCTGTTACTCAACTTACAA ACTGCAATGGGAGCCAGTTCGACATAGTTTTTGTCTTAGATTCGTCTGGCAGTGTAGGTGAAGAAAACTTTAAGATTGTAAAAAGCTTTGTGAAGTCTGTCGTCGGGAACCTGAATATTGGACAAGACAACACCAGGGTTGGCATAATTACCTTTAGCAGATACCCAGTCATAAGACTGCATCTTGATGATTACACTGATAAAGAGGCATTGCTTAAAGCAATTGATGTAGTGCCTTACATAGCtg gtATAACGGAGACACACAGTGCCCTCTATCTTCTCAAAGACGAAGGGTTTCGGGGATCAAGGCCAGATGTTCCCAATATAGCCGTGGTTGTTACAGATGGGAAGTCATTCCACACCAACCTCACAACAGTTGCTTCAGAGGAACTGCAGGCTCAAG GGGTTGTTATGTTTGGAATTGGAATTGGCGGTAATGTCAACCTGAATGAGCTGAGTTCTATTGCATCCAGTCCAAACAATCAATATGTATATACTGTGACAAATTTTGCTTCCCTTACCAACATTGTGAACTCATTATCTTCAAAAACTTGTGACG TGACGTCAGTTGCGAACACCACTCCTGTTCCAGTGTCAACCCTAC AACCCACGTACATTAACGCGACTACAAACAACACCTTTG ATGACTGTAACCGTACCGTGGCCGACATTGTGTTTATACTAGATTCCTCCGGAAGTTTGGGAATTAACAACTTTGCGAGTGTAAAACAGTTTGTGATCAACATGGTCAACTATCTCGATATAGGTGTCAACTATACTAAG GTCGGCGTGATCACTTACAGCAACTACCCAACAAGACGAATCACACTTGACAGCTACTACGACAAGCTAGACCTTATAAATgccataaatctaatcccatacTATCCTG GAAACACGGAGACGGATAAGGCGCTTGACCTCTTACGCTTGGAAGGTTTTGAAGGTGAAAGAACAGATGCGCCTAATATCGCCATCGTCGTGACCGATGGTTTATCAACGAATCCGGACCTTACAAGAATTGCTGCATCTAGACTCAAGAAATCTGGGTCTACCGTTTTCTCTGTTG GAATAGGACAAGATGTTATTGACAGGAATGAGTTGAACTACATTTCTAGCGACCCAGACAACGAGTATGTGTTCTTTGTGGCCAACTTCTCAGACCTGTCCAGTATAGAAAATAGCGTTGCGACAACAACTTGTTTAG TTCCACTAATGACTACAACGGTGAGAACAGTACCAACTACCCCTGTCAGCACTGACTGGGTCACGCCGTCAACTATGAAACCAACATTGACACTAGCCCCAGG tacaatAAAGCCCGAAATAACCACACCAT CATGTATTGCCAAAGTTGCTGACCTCGTTTTCGTTGTTGATTCATCTGGCAGTGTTGGGCCAGAAAACTTTTTGAAGATGAAAGAATTTATGAAGCAGACCatcaaagtatttgatattggaGATGATTTTACACGTGTTGCTGTTATTACGTTTAGTTCTAACGCCAAGCTAGAATTTGAACTAAACACCTACAACAGCAGTCAAGACGTCCTTAAAGCTGTTGATAACATTGCCTACACACAAGGCGGAACTAACACGG GTGAGGCTTTGGAACTTTTAAGATTGCAAGGATTTAACAACGAACGAGCCAGTGATCCGAACATTGCTATTGTAATTACTGACGGTTATTCTAAAGACAAATTTGCTACACGACAACAG GCAATGCTTGCgaaacgagactcaaacattaCAATAATAGCAATTGGTGTAGGAAATGGCACAGATGTAAATGAATTGACAGACATAGCAACAGTAGACAAAAACAGCAATCAAAGTCTTGTATACGAGGTCGGAGATTTTGAAGCTTTGCAGACACTTGACAATGTTGTCGCTACCGTTACTTGTGGAT tgGTCATAGCACGACGTACTACGGAGCCGCCTGTACAGACTACACCAACTACAATCGAGCCAGATGGAAACTGTACCGATGCCGTAGAGAATTGTGACGAATACGGTGACGACATTTGTTACGATTACAAACCATGGGCTATGGCTCACTGCCAACGGCATTGTGGCTTCTGTGCCG GTCCTGCGACAACGCCTGCACCATGTGAGAATCGTTTGAATAATTGTCCGGAATATGGAACATACATCTGTACGTCCGTGTCTCTGGTAAAGTGGACCAAACACAACTGCCCTAAATATTGCGGATTCTGTG GGGGAGGTCCTATCCCAACTGAGCCAACAACAACCGTAGCAGCAATGGTGGCAACCGGAG CACCCAAGTGTGAAAATACATTATCAAACTGTGATGAGTATGGTGGAGTTGAAATGTGCCATAAACAATCGTACGAGGCCTGGGCTAAAGCTCACTGTGCAGAATTCTGTGGCTTCTGTTCCAAATATGCAACATACAAAGGTCCaacattatcaaataatgaaaC CTGTCCTGACTGGAATCTGCCGGTTGCGTGTAAAATGGGACCTTTCGATGGAAGCTGCTGTCCCATGCCAATCTGTCCTGATGGATACAAACTAACTGCAAAGTCACCGATGGAGTTCTGA